A part of Streptomyces sp. NBC_01235 genomic DNA contains:
- a CDS encoding MFS transporter encodes MTETQRKIGFLVCLVTIVLAVLDMQIVSAATVPIVRDLDPEHGIDKIPWLVSAFSLASAAVLPLYGKLCDVLGAKRVFLGAVGSFLVGSALCGAARSIGQLIAARAVQGIGAGGLMSVTMVVIAQLRGPGEKDSKGAGMGGVVAGGGMAVGPWIGGLLADHASWRWIFYINLPLGLTVLALGALVLKLPRHARHHRIDFLGAGLAAAFSTALLLVTEWGGKQYAWSSPQIVSLALASAAALGLFLWRQAAAAEPILPLSMFRVRELRWGFAIQGLMGAAMVGSMYYVMVYLQVARGVASSSAGLYLLPMAAGMTAVGIVAAKLAERGWAERTFAIGGSAVAAVAFLLLAGLGAHTSLWLLRADLLLVGIGFGLLLGQLIQLVQEAAPRHQLGVATTAIRFFQTLGTALGAALFGTLITRLYDGPGPLASLTGAARTAGVESYVSAMDRVFLCGAALMAVCLVLAMLLPKPRPAQGTPEPTREPVAV; translated from the coding sequence ATGACCGAGACCCAGCGCAAGATCGGCTTCCTCGTCTGCCTCGTGACGATCGTTCTGGCCGTCCTGGACATGCAGATCGTGTCCGCGGCCACCGTCCCGATCGTCCGCGACCTCGACCCCGAACACGGCATCGACAAGATCCCCTGGCTGGTCAGCGCCTTCTCGCTGGCGTCTGCCGCGGTGCTCCCGCTGTACGGCAAGCTGTGCGACGTCCTCGGCGCCAAGCGCGTCTTCCTGGGCGCCGTGGGCTCGTTCCTCGTCGGCTCGGCGCTGTGCGGGGCGGCCCGGTCGATCGGGCAGCTGATCGCCGCCCGGGCCGTGCAGGGCATCGGCGCCGGTGGCCTGATGAGCGTCACGATGGTGGTGATCGCCCAGCTCAGAGGGCCCGGCGAGAAGGACTCCAAGGGCGCCGGCATGGGCGGGGTCGTCGCCGGTGGCGGCATGGCGGTCGGGCCGTGGATCGGCGGACTGCTCGCCGACCACGCGAGCTGGCGCTGGATCTTCTACATCAATCTGCCGCTCGGGCTGACCGTGCTGGCCCTGGGCGCTCTCGTCCTGAAGCTCCCCCGGCACGCCCGGCACCACCGCATCGACTTCCTCGGCGCGGGTCTGGCCGCCGCCTTCTCCACCGCGTTGCTGCTAGTCACCGAGTGGGGCGGCAAACAGTACGCCTGGTCGTCCCCGCAGATCGTGTCTCTGGCGCTGGCTTCGGCGGCCGCCCTCGGCCTGTTCCTGTGGCGTCAGGCCGCGGCCGCGGAGCCCATCCTGCCGCTGTCCATGTTCCGCGTCCGCGAGCTGCGCTGGGGCTTCGCGATACAGGGCCTGATGGGCGCGGCCATGGTGGGCTCGATGTACTACGTGATGGTCTATCTGCAGGTCGCCCGCGGGGTCGCCAGCTCCTCGGCGGGGCTGTATCTCCTGCCCATGGCGGCCGGCATGACGGCCGTGGGCATCGTCGCCGCCAAGCTGGCCGAACGCGGCTGGGCCGAACGCACGTTCGCGATAGGCGGCTCGGCCGTCGCCGCGGTCGCCTTCCTGCTCCTGGCCGGCCTCGGTGCCCACACCTCGCTGTGGCTGCTCCGCGCCGACCTGCTGCTGGTCGGCATCGGCTTCGGCCTGCTCCTCGGCCAGCTCATCCAGCTGGTCCAGGAGGCGGCCCCACGCCACCAGCTCGGCGTGGCCACCACCGCCATCCGCTTCTTCCAGACCCTGGGGACAGCCCTGGGCGCGGCCCTCTTCGGCACCCTCATCACCCGGCTCTACGACGGCCCCGGCCCCCTCGCCTCCCTGACGGGCGCGGCGCGGACGGCGGGGGTGGAGTCCTATGTCTCCGCGATGGACAGGGTGTTCCTCTGCGGGGCCGCCCTGATGGCGGTGTGCCTGGTGCTGGCGATGCTGCTGCCCAAGCCCCGCCCGGCCCAGGGCACTCCGGAACCGACGCGGGAGCCGGTGGCGGTGTGA
- the purS gene encoding phosphoribosylformylglycinamidine synthase subunit PurS, producing the protein MARVVVDVMLKPEILDPQGQAVQRALPRLGFEGISDVRQGKRFELEVDGPVDEAALARIHDLAESFLANTVIEDFTVKVESEEAVAGAAK; encoded by the coding sequence GTGGCACGCGTCGTAGTCGACGTCATGCTCAAGCCGGAGATCCTCGACCCCCAGGGCCAGGCGGTGCAGCGCGCACTGCCGCGGCTGGGTTTCGAAGGCATCTCCGACGTACGTCAGGGAAAGCGATTCGAACTGGAAGTTGACGGGCCGGTCGACGAGGCCGCCCTCGCCCGCATCCACGACCTTGCGGAATCCTTCCTCGCCAACACCGTGATCGAGGACTTCACCGTCAAGGTCGAGTCGGAAGAAGCAGTCGCGGGGGCCGCGAAGTGA
- a CDS encoding META domain-containing protein, whose amino-acid sequence MYTYRYKQRSMLTAVAFLIPLAAACGGEKADGEQPGSAAVSAEQPVTGVRWNVDSVTVDGTTHRAPAGAHVEIEDGKAAGNYGCNNFTAKAAVEGDRIRFSDARATRMACTDRPMAFERTLAGTLTQGALTTDVKGTTLTLATADGDQVRLTRK is encoded by the coding sequence ATGTACACGTATAGGTACAAGCAGCGCTCGATGCTGACGGCCGTGGCCTTCCTCATCCCGCTCGCCGCGGCCTGCGGCGGCGAGAAGGCGGACGGTGAGCAGCCCGGCAGCGCGGCGGTGAGCGCCGAACAGCCCGTCACCGGGGTCCGGTGGAACGTCGACAGCGTCACCGTGGACGGCACGACCCACCGGGCCCCCGCCGGCGCGCACGTCGAGATCGAGGACGGCAAGGCGGCGGGCAACTACGGCTGCAACAACTTCACCGCCAAGGCCGCCGTCGAGGGCGACCGCATCCGGTTCAGCGACGCCAGGGCGACCAGGATGGCCTGCACGGACCGGCCCATGGCCTTCGAACGCACGCTGGCGGGCACCCTCACCCAGGGCGCGCTCACCACCGACGTCAAGGGCACCACGCTGACGCTCGCCACGGCCGACGGCGACCAGGTCCGGCTGACCAGGAAGTGA
- the purQ gene encoding phosphoribosylformylglycinamidine synthase subunit PurQ, which translates to MTARIGVVTFPGSLDDRDTQRAIRLAGAEPVALWHKDKNLHQVDAVVLPGGFSYGDYLRAGAISRFSPVMETVIEQAKAGLPVLGICNGFQILTEAHLLPGGMLGNDHLHFICRDQKLRVENAETAWTADYEAGQEIHIPLKNMDGRYVADEYTLDKLEAEGRVAFRYVVGGEAADGYGNPNGSLRDIAGITNEAGNVVGLMPHPEHAVEPLIGSGRTDGLPFFTSILKKLVNA; encoded by the coding sequence GTGACCGCTCGTATTGGCGTCGTCACTTTCCCGGGCAGCCTCGACGACCGGGACACCCAGCGTGCGATCCGTCTCGCCGGTGCCGAACCCGTCGCTCTCTGGCACAAGGACAAGAACCTCCACCAGGTGGACGCCGTGGTGCTGCCCGGCGGTTTCTCCTACGGCGACTATCTGCGCGCCGGAGCCATCTCCCGCTTCTCGCCGGTGATGGAGACCGTCATCGAGCAGGCGAAGGCCGGCCTCCCGGTCCTGGGTATCTGCAACGGTTTCCAGATCCTCACCGAGGCCCACCTGCTCCCGGGCGGGATGCTCGGCAACGACCACCTCCACTTCATCTGCCGCGACCAGAAGCTGCGGGTGGAGAACGCGGAGACCGCCTGGACCGCCGACTACGAGGCGGGCCAGGAGATCCATATCCCGCTGAAGAACATGGACGGCCGGTACGTCGCCGACGAGTACACCCTCGACAAGCTCGAGGCCGAGGGCCGGGTCGCCTTCCGGTACGTGGTCGGCGGCGAAGCCGCTGATGGATACGGCAACCCGAACGGCTCGCTCCGCGACATCGCCGGCATCACCAACGAGGCCGGCAACGTCGTGGGCCTCATGCCGCACCCGGAGCACGCCGTCGAGCCGCTCATCGGGTCCGGCCGCACCGACGGTCTCCCGTTCTTCACCTCGATCCTCAAGAAGCTGGTCAACGCATGA
- a CDS encoding histone-like nucleoid-structuring protein Lsr2, with amino-acid sequence MAQKVVVTLFDDIDGSEAAETIAFGLDGKSYEIDLNEANAKKLRKALAPYVEAGRKRSRSGRAYKQTEVAPDPAAVRAWAQANKMEVPARGRIPKKVYEAFADAQ; translated from the coding sequence GTGGCGCAGAAGGTCGTGGTCACTCTCTTTGACGACATCGACGGCTCGGAAGCGGCGGAAACGATCGCCTTCGGACTCGACGGCAAGTCGTACGAGATCGACCTGAATGAAGCCAATGCCAAGAAACTGCGTAAGGCGCTCGCGCCCTACGTGGAGGCCGGCCGCAAGCGGTCGAGGTCCGGCAGGGCGTACAAGCAGACGGAGGTCGCCCCCGACCCCGCGGCGGTCCGCGCCTGGGCCCAGGCCAACAAGATGGAGGTGCCGGCCCGCGGCCGTATCCCCAAGAAGGTCTACGAGGCGTTCGCCGACG
- a CDS encoding TetR/AcrR family transcriptional regulator, which produces MGAEATMGLRERKKLQTAMRIYRTAVELFLEKSFDAVSVQEIADAAEVSKMTVFNYFGTKEDLVFRPMEEHFFDAARAVRERPPGESAAEAVRRQFLEMVEGRDPSVGLHGEPFARRIRSVILATPVLRDRAYVLSEKGARDLADLLTEETGDATLAAIAAATLIAARNALVEEHHRRIDGGESVEEVAADAAERARSAFALVEKGLGDYARRE; this is translated from the coding sequence ATGGGTGCTGAGGCGACGATGGGGCTGCGCGAGCGCAAGAAGCTGCAGACCGCGATGCGGATCTACCGCACCGCGGTGGAGCTGTTCCTGGAGAAGAGCTTCGACGCGGTCTCGGTGCAGGAGATCGCGGACGCCGCGGAGGTCTCCAAGATGACCGTCTTCAACTACTTCGGCACGAAGGAGGACCTGGTCTTCCGGCCCATGGAGGAACACTTCTTCGACGCCGCCCGTGCCGTGCGCGAGCGCCCGCCCGGCGAGTCCGCGGCGGAGGCCGTCCGTCGGCAGTTCCTGGAGATGGTCGAGGGGCGCGACCCCTCGGTCGGTCTGCACGGCGAGCCGTTCGCCCGCCGCATCCGCTCGGTGATACTGGCGACGCCGGTGCTGAGGGACCGCGCCTACGTCCTGTCCGAGAAGGGCGCGCGCGATCTCGCCGACCTGCTCACCGAGGAGACCGGCGACGCCACCCTCGCCGCGATCGCCGCCGCCACGCTCATCGCCGCCCGCAATGCCCTCGTCGAGGAGCACCACCGCCGTATCGACGGCGGCGAGAGCGTCGAGGAGGTGGCCGCCGACGCCGCCGAACGGGCCCGCAGCGCCTTCGCGCTGGTGGAGAAAGGCCTGGGCGACTACGCGCGCAGGGAATGA
- the purL gene encoding phosphoribosylformylglycinamidine synthase subunit PurL: MSRTPLDTVEHATETPDVELPWAELGLKKDEYERVVEILGRRPTGAELAMYSVMWSEHCSYKSSKVHLRQFGEKAPQSDALLVGIGENAGVVDVGQGYAVTFKVESHNHPSYVEPYQGAATGVGGIVRDIIAMGARPVAVVDPLRFGAADHPDTRRVLPGVVAGIGGYGNCLGLPNIGGEVVFDACYQGNPLVNAGAIGVMRHEDIHLAKASGAGNKVILYGARTGGDGIGGASILASETFDDAKPSKRPAVQVGDPFQEKLLIECTLEAFQEKLVVGIQDLGAAGLSCATSELASNGSGGMRVTLDDVPLRDSTLSPEEILMSESQERMCAVVEPEKVDRFLEICDKWDVIATVIGEVTDGDRLEIYWHGGKIVDVDPRTVAHDGPVYERPYARPDWQDALQADDANKLPRPQTGQELKDQVLKLVSSPNQASKKWITSQYDHFVQGNTVLAQPEDSGMIRIDEETGLGVAIATDGNGRYAKLDPYAGAQLALSEAYRNVATTGAKPLAVSDCLNFGSPEDPAVMWQFAEAIRGLADACQQLGTPVTGGNVSLYNQTGEVAIHPTPVVAVLGVIDDVARRTPVAFQEEGQLLYLLGDTREEFGGSAWSQVVHDHLGGLPPKVDLERERLLAEILISASRDGMIDSAHDLSDGGLIQAVVESALLGGKGARLIVPDGLDAFTLLFSESAGRAVVAVPRSEELRFNDMCGARGLPATRIGVVDGDTVELQGEFEVSLEDLRKAHEETIPALLA, from the coding sequence ATGAGCCGGACGCCTCTGGACACGGTCGAGCACGCGACCGAGACCCCCGACGTCGAGCTGCCCTGGGCCGAACTCGGCCTGAAGAAGGACGAGTACGAGCGGGTCGTGGAGATCCTCGGCCGCCGGCCCACCGGTGCCGAGCTCGCCATGTACTCCGTCATGTGGTCCGAGCACTGCTCCTACAAGTCCTCGAAGGTCCACCTCCGCCAGTTCGGCGAGAAGGCCCCCCAGTCCGATGCGCTGCTCGTGGGCATCGGCGAGAACGCGGGCGTCGTGGACGTCGGCCAGGGCTACGCGGTCACCTTCAAGGTCGAGTCGCACAACCACCCGTCCTACGTCGAGCCCTACCAGGGCGCGGCCACGGGCGTGGGCGGCATCGTCCGCGACATCATCGCGATGGGCGCCCGGCCGGTGGCCGTCGTCGACCCGCTGCGCTTCGGCGCCGCCGATCACCCCGACACCAGGCGCGTCCTCCCGGGCGTCGTCGCCGGCATCGGCGGCTACGGCAACTGCCTGGGGCTGCCGAACATCGGCGGCGAGGTCGTCTTCGACGCCTGTTACCAGGGCAACCCGCTCGTCAACGCCGGTGCCATCGGTGTGATGCGGCACGAGGACATCCACCTCGCCAAGGCGTCCGGCGCGGGCAACAAGGTCATCCTGTACGGGGCCCGCACGGGCGGCGACGGCATCGGCGGCGCGTCGATCCTCGCCTCCGAGACCTTCGACGACGCCAAGCCCTCGAAGCGCCCGGCCGTGCAGGTCGGCGACCCCTTCCAGGAGAAGCTCCTCATCGAGTGCACCCTGGAGGCCTTCCAGGAGAAGCTGGTCGTCGGCATCCAGGACCTCGGCGCGGCAGGCCTGTCCTGCGCCACGTCCGAGCTGGCCTCGAACGGCTCCGGCGGCATGCGCGTGACGCTGGACGACGTACCGCTGCGCGACTCCACGCTCTCGCCCGAGGAAATCCTCATGAGCGAGTCGCAGGAACGCATGTGCGCGGTCGTCGAGCCGGAGAAGGTCGACCGGTTCCTGGAGATCTGCGACAAGTGGGACGTCATCGCCACCGTCATCGGTGAGGTGACCGACGGCGACCGCCTGGAGATCTACTGGCACGGCGGCAAGATCGTCGACGTCGACCCGCGGACCGTCGCCCACGACGGCCCGGTCTACGAGCGTCCGTACGCCCGCCCGGACTGGCAGGACGCCCTCCAGGCCGACGACGCGAACAAGCTGCCCCGGCCGCAGACGGGCCAGGAGCTGAAGGACCAGGTCCTGAAGCTGGTCTCGTCCCCCAACCAGGCCTCGAAGAAGTGGATCACGTCGCAGTACGACCACTTCGTGCAGGGCAACACCGTCCTCGCGCAGCCCGAGGACTCCGGCATGATCCGGATCGACGAGGAGACCGGCCTCGGCGTCGCCATCGCGACCGACGGCAACGGCCGGTACGCCAAGCTCGACCCGTACGCGGGCGCGCAGCTGGCCCTCTCCGAGGCGTACCGGAACGTGGCGACGACCGGCGCCAAGCCGCTCGCCGTCTCCGACTGCCTGAACTTCGGCTCGCCCGAGGACCCGGCGGTGATGTGGCAGTTCGCGGAGGCCATCCGCGGCCTGGCCGACGCCTGCCAGCAGCTCGGCACCCCGGTGACCGGCGGCAACGTCTCCCTGTACAACCAGACCGGCGAGGTGGCCATCCACCCGACCCCGGTGGTGGCCGTGCTGGGTGTCATCGACGATGTCGCGCGCCGTACGCCCGTCGCCTTCCAGGAGGAGGGCCAGCTGCTCTACCTTCTCGGCGACACGCGTGAGGAGTTCGGCGGCTCGGCCTGGTCGCAGGTCGTCCACGACCACCTCGGCGGCCTGCCCCCGAAGGTCGACCTGGAGCGCGAGCGGCTGCTCGCCGAGATCCTGATCTCCGCCTCCCGCGACGGCATGATCGACTCCGCGCACGACCTGTCCGACGGAGGTCTGATCCAGGCGGTCGTCGAGTCGGCGCTGCTCGGCGGCAAGGGCGCCCGCCTGATCGTGCCGGACGGGCTCGACGCCTTCACTCTCCTCTTCTCCGAGTCCGCGGGCCGTGCCGTGGTGGCCGTGCCGCGCTCCGAGGAGCTCCGTTTCAACGACATGTGCGGGGCGCGCGGCCTGCCCGCCACCCGCATCGGTGTCGTCGACGGCGACACGGTCGAGCTCCAGGGCGAGTTCGAGGTGTCGCTGGAGGATCTGCGCAAGGCTCACGAGGAGACCATCCCGGCGCTGCTCGCGTAG
- a CDS encoding maleylpyruvate isomerase family mycothiol-dependent enzyme produces the protein MPPAKKRTRTYDPVKIRAAVIAQFGNVRRAVGTLTPEQLALPTRLAGWTVRDLAAHVTMAVETVSRNLGRAEPAEAELTLLGWPFATAVRAAGISEDTLDLAAAHPDLTALYTRTEERLAEALATAPGDRLLAARTGAIALADYLVTRTVELVVHTDDLNAAVPGLDIPYDRQALAAATRLLADALAVKAPGGATEVRIPPFAVVQCVEGPRHTRGTPPNVVETDPLTWIRLATGRVTWQDAVEEAKVRASGERADLAALLPLMS, from the coding sequence ATGCCCCCGGCCAAGAAGCGCACGCGCACCTACGACCCCGTCAAGATCCGCGCCGCGGTCATCGCGCAGTTCGGGAACGTACGGCGGGCCGTGGGCACGCTCACCCCCGAGCAGCTCGCCCTGCCCACGCGGCTGGCGGGCTGGACCGTACGGGATCTGGCCGCGCACGTGACGATGGCGGTGGAGACCGTCAGCCGCAACCTCGGCCGGGCCGAACCCGCCGAGGCGGAACTCACCCTCCTGGGCTGGCCCTTCGCCACCGCCGTCCGGGCCGCCGGCATCTCCGAGGACACCCTGGACCTCGCCGCCGCCCACCCCGACCTGACCGCCCTGTACACCCGCACCGAGGAACGTCTCGCCGAGGCCCTCGCCACCGCCCCCGGCGACCGCCTCCTCGCCGCCCGCACCGGCGCCATCGCCCTCGCCGACTACCTCGTCACCCGCACCGTCGAACTCGTCGTCCACACCGACGACCTCAACGCCGCCGTTCCCGGCCTGGACATCCCCTACGACCGTCAGGCGCTCGCGGCCGCCACCCGGCTGCTGGCCGACGCCCTCGCCGTCAAGGCGCCCGGCGGCGCGACGGAGGTGCGGATCCCGCCGTTCGCCGTCGTGCAGTGCGTCGAGGGCCCCCGGCACACCCGGGGCACCCCGCCCAACGTCGTCGAGACGGACCCGCTGACCTGGATCCGGCTGGCGACCGGCCGGGTGACCTGGCAGGACGCCGTCGAGGAGGCGAAGGTCCGTGCGAGCGGCGAGCGGGCGGACCTCGCGGCGCTGCTGCCGCTGATGTCGTAA